The following coding sequences lie in one Arachis stenosperma cultivar V10309 chromosome 5, arast.V10309.gnm1.PFL2, whole genome shotgun sequence genomic window:
- the LOC130979146 gene encoding probable serine/threonine protein kinase IREH1, whose amino-acid sequence MVFKGRFFSSKKSDSDGSSNSPRSLPSNSPSRSDKKKSKSLTPPAAAAAPVACRQTQVKDATTKKKDAVKGKEGQAQAPPGGKDSASSLKSKKSLTAAVAAAAAAEGGVKDSTSPSPSSSSSVSVSPILASSLGLNRIKTRSGPLPQESFFGFRGDKGPAAALGASNLSRRGGGGGDGSSGSGSGGKKKEGRVGFQEGFAAGSGTGWIDNGSNSDSMSTGSGPSREQSPIVLPRSRLQNGESSSDAGRQTSSWAHTGGVRGPDCTPETAYDYENPKESESPRFQAILRVTSAPRKRFPADIKSFSHELNSKGVRPFPFWKPRGLNNVEEVLVVIKAKFDKAKEEVNSDLAIFAADLVGILEKNADTHPEWQETIEDLLILARSCAMSSAGEFWLRCESIVQELDDRRQELPPGMLKQLHTRMLFILTRCTRLLQFHKESGLAEDEHVFNLRQSRVLHSAEKAVPPGLARDVKSSSAAKASKSSTKKAYSQEQRTLNWKKGVTQSENLSLPADDDPSKHFEPPSGRDRMASCKKFPSPTGKSPKEADQLKEHGYGKVEPPKTSSSKRFSSDGDLSSAKLPELLPAKDSQDHASKHHHKVSWGYWGDQQNNSEESSIICRICEEEVATSHVEDHSRICLVADRCDQKGLSVNERLVRIAETLEKMESCTQKDTQQIVGSPDVAKVSNSSMTEESDVVSPKLSDWSRRGSEDMLDCFPEDDNSVFMDDLKGLPLMSCKTRFGPKSEQGMTTSSAGSMTPRSPLMTPRTSQIEMLLAGKGAYSEHDDLPQMNELADIARCVANAPLDDDRSTSYLLSCLDDLRVVVDRRKFDALTVETFGTRIEKLIREKYLQLTEMVDVEKIDMESTVMDDDVILEDDVVRSLRTSPIHSSRDRTSIDDFEIIKPISRGAFGRVFLAKKRTTGDLFAIKVLKKADMIRKNAVESILAERDILITVRNPFVVRFFYSFTCRENLYLVMEYLNGGDLYSLLRNLGCLDEEVARVYIAEVVLALEYLHSLRVVHRDLKPDNLLIAHDGHIKLTDFGLSKVGLINSTDDLSGPAVSGTSLLGEDEPNMSTSEHQRELRKKRSAVGTPDYLAPEILLGTGHGYTADWWSVGVILFELLVGLPPFNAEHPQTIFDNILNRKIPWPAVPEEMSPEAQDLIDRLLTEDPNQRLGARGASEVKEHVFFKDINWDTLARQKAAFVPASESALDTSYFTSRYSWNTSDGLVYHASDAEDSSDADSLSGSSSCLSNRQDEVGDECGGLAEFDSSSSVNYSFSNFSFKNLSQLASINYDLLSKGWKDDPPANPGA is encoded by the exons ATGGTCTTCAAGGGGAGATTCTTTTCCTCCAAGAAATCCGATTCCGATGGCTCCTCCAACAGTCCCCGATCCCTCCCCTCCAACTCCCCTTCCAGatccgacaagaagaagtccaAATCCCTAACCCCTCCCGCCGCCGCCGCCGCACCCGTCGCGTGCCGGCAGACGCAGGTCAAGGACGCGACCACCAAGAAGAAGGACGCAGTTAAGGGGAAGGAAGGTCAGGCTCAGGCTCCACCTGGCGGCAAGGATTCCGCGTCTTCATTGAAGTCTAAGAAGTCTTTGACGGCGGCGGTGGCGGCAGCGGCTGCGGCGGAAGGAGGAGTCAAGGATTCTACGTCGCCGTCGCCGTCGTCGTCGTCCTCGGTGTCGGTGTCGCCGATCCTGGCTTCGTCGCTAGGGTTGAACAGAATCAAGACGCGATCGGGGCCGTTGCCGCAGGAGAGCTTCTTCGGGTTCAGGGGAGATAAAGGACCGGCTGCGGCTCTCGGTGCTAGCAACCTTTCGAGGCGTGGAGGTGGCGGCGGCGACGGGAGTTCGGGTTCCGGCAGCGGcgggaagaagaaagagggcAGAGTAGGGTTTCAGGAGGGTTTCGCAGCGGGTTCTGGCACCGGTTGGATTGATAATGGGAGCAATTCAGATAGTATGTCCACCGGGAGTGGACCTTCTAGGGAGCAGAGCCCGATTGTGTTGCCAAGGTCGCGGCTGCAGAACGGAGAATCATCCTCCGATGCAG GGAGACAGACTTCGTCATGGGCTCACACTGGAGGGGTAAGAGGCCCTGATTGCACTCCTGAG ACAGCATATGATTACGAAAATCCCAAGGAATCTGAATCTCCTCGCTTTCAAGCTATCTTGCGGGTCACAAGTGCACCCCGAAAGAGGTTTCCCGCAGACATCAAGAGTTTTTCTCATGAGTTGAATTCCAAAGGTGTCCGACCTTTTCCGTTTTGGAAGCCTCGAGGGTTAAATAATGTGGAG GAAGTATTGGTTGTTATAAAGGCAAAATTTGATAAGGCAAAGGAAGAAGTGAACTCTGATCTGGCTATTTTTGCAGCCGACCTGGTTGGAATTCTTGAAAAAAATGCAGATACTCATCCTGAGTGGCAGGAGACAATTGAGGACTTGCTGATTTTGGCTAGGAGCTGTGCTATGTCTTCGGCTGGGGAGTTTTGGCTGAGGTGTGAAAGCATAGTCCAGGAGTTGGATGATAGGCGTCAAGAGCTCCCTCCAGGGATGCTAAAGCAGCTTCATACTCGAATGCTATTTATTCTTACTAGGTGTACTAGATTATTGCAGTTCCACAAGGAAAGTGGTTTGGCCGAGGATGAACATGTTTTCAATCTCCGTCAATCTAGAGTCTTGCATTCTGCTGAAAAGGCTGTTCCCCCTGGTTTGGCAAGGGATGTTAAAAGCTCTAGTGCTGCAAAAGCCTCAAAGTCCTCAACCAAAAAGGCATATAGTCAGGAACAAAGAAcgttgaattggaagaaaggaGTCACACAATCAGAAAACTTATCTCTTCCTGCTGATGATGACCCTTCAAAACATTTTGAGCCTCCTTCAGGGAGGGACCGGATGGCTTCTTGCAAGAAATTCCCGTCGCCAACAGGGAAAAGCCCAAAAGAAGCTGATCAGTTGAAGGAGCATGGTTATGGAAAGGTTGAACCACCAAAAACTTCAAGTAGTAAGAGATTCAGTTCCGATGGTGATCTTTCTTCTGCTAAGCTACCTGAGCTTCTTCCTGCCAAAGATTCCCAGGATCATGCTTCCAAGCACCACCATAAAGTTTCCTGGGGATACTGGGGAGATCAGCAGAATAATAGTGAGGAGAGCTCAATTATTTGTCGTATATGTGAGGAAGAAGTAGCTACTTCACATGTTGAGGATCATTCAAGGATTTGTTTAGTTGCTGATCGATGTGATCAGAAGGGTCTGAGTGTTAATGAACGTCTTGTTAGAATTGCTGAAACACTAGAAAAGATGGAGTCATGTACACAAAAGGATACCCAACAAATAGTGGGAAGTCCAGATGTTGCAAAAGTGTCAAATTCAAGCATGACTGAAGAATCTGATGTAGTTTCCCCTAAACTTAGTGATTGGTCTCGCAGAGGATCAGAGGATATGCTAGACTGTTTCCCCGAAGATGATAATTCTGTGTTTATGGATGACCTAAAGGGTTTACCACTTATGTCATGTAAAACTCGTTTTGGTCCGAAGTCTGAGCAAGGTATGACAACATCATCTGCAGGGAGCATGACTCCTAGGTCTCCTTTAATGACACCAAGGACAAGTCAGATTGAAATGCTCTTGGCAGGAAAGGGTGCTTACTCCGAACATGATGATCTGCCACAG ATGAATGAACTTGCTGATATAGCACGCTGTGTTGCAAACGCACCTCTGGATGATGATCGCTCAACATCATATTTATTATCTTGTCTTGATGACTTACGAGTTGTTGTAGACCGGAGGAAATTTGATGCACTTACTGTGGAGACCTTTGGAACACGTATCGAGAAGCTGATACG TGAGAAGTATTTGCAGCTTACTGAGATGGTGGATGTAGAAAAGATAGATATGGAGAGCACTGTAATGGATGATGATGTCATCTTGGAAGATGATGTGGTCCGTAGCTTGAGAACAAGCCCAATCCATTCTTCAAGGGACCGTACCTCTATTGATGACTTTGAGATCATAAAGCCTATAAGTCGTGGGGCATTTGGACGGGTTTTCCTGGCCAAAAAGAGAACAACTGGTGATCTTTTTGCAATTAAG GttctgaagaaggctgacatGATTCGTAAGAATGCTGTGGAAAGTATATTAGCAGAACGTGATATCTTAATTACAGTTCGGAATCCTTTTGTG GTTCGTTTCTTCTATTCTTTCACATGCCGTGAGAACTTGTATCTTGTCATGGAGTATCTTAATGGAGGTGACCTATATTCGTTATTAAGGAATTTAGGTTGCTTAGACGAGGAAGTTGCTCGCGTGTATATTGCTGAAGTG GTTCTCGCATTAGAGTATTTGCATTCACTACGAGTGGTTCATCGAGACTTGAAACCTGACAATTTACTGATCGCCCATGATGGTCACATTAAG CTAACAGATTTCGGGCTTTCCAAAGTCGGTCTCATCAACAGCACGGATGATTTATCTGGTCCAGCAGTGAGTGGGACATCCTTGCTTGGGGAGGATGAGCCTAACATGTCTACATCTGAACATCAAAGGGAACTGAGGAAGAAAAGATCTGCTGTAGGTACCCCTGATTATTTGGCGCCAGAGATTCTTTTGGGAACTGGACATG GGTATACGGCTGATTGGTGGTCTGTTGGGGTCATTTTATTCGAGTTGCTTGTTGGTCTTCCACCTTTTAATGCAGAGCATCCTCAG ACTATATTTGATAATATTCTTAATCGTAAGATACCTTGGCCTGCAGTTCCTGAAGAAATGAGTCCTGAAGCTCAAGATCTTATTGATCG ATTATTGACTGAAGATCCTAACCAAAGACTTGGAGCTAGAGGTGCATCAGAG GTGAAAGAACATGTTTTCTTTAAGGATATAAATTGGGACACACTTGCTAGACAGAAG GCTGCGTTTGTTCCTGCCTCTGAGAGTGCTCTAGACACTAGTTACTTCACTTCTCGCTACTCATGGAATACTTCAGACGGTCTTGTATATCATGCAAGTGATGCTGAGGATTCTAGTGATGCTGATAGCTTAAGTGGTAGCAGTAGTTGCTTGAGCAATCGCCAAGATGAAGTG GGAGACGAATGTGGGGGTCTTGCTGAGTTTGATTCCAGCTCATCAGTCAACTACTCTTTTAGTAATTTCTCTTTTAAG AATCTCTCCCAGCTTGCATCAATCAACTATGATCTTCTCTCCAAGGGATGGAAAGATGATCCACCAGCAAATCCCGGAGCATAG
- the LOC130979190 gene encoding probable inactive receptor kinase RLK902, with the protein MHRNKLIILFFLILLPCAKPDLSSAQRAALLNLRSAVGGRTLLLWLPTSTTSPCKWPGILCDPTNTHVIALRLPAASLSGHLPSAVFPSFTHLRTLSFRFNSLSGPIPADLSLCSSLRNLYLHHNNLSGELPPSLFNLTSLVRLNLADNAFSGPVRTGFNNLTRLRTLYLENNRFSGSLPELKRLAELAQFNVSNNFLNGSVPETLTGFSKESFLGNTLCGKPLKLCPQSENGRRANGSFPGVAAGIGNSGLKEEKKGKLSGGVIAGIVIGCVVGMLLIVFALILLCRKKSDNRTSNIENIATLKQGNGRGIHGEKNHVSEVETVGGGANKKLVFFGNSEGKVFDLEDLLRASAEVLGKGTFGTSYKAVLENGPVVAVKRLKDVTLSESDFRDEIEVAGAMVHQNLVPLRAYYYSRDEKLLVHDYMHMGSLSALLHGNKGAGRTPLTWELRSGIALGAARAVEYLHSQGPNVSHGNIKSSNILLTKNYEARVSDFGLAQLVSPSSTPNRIAGYRAPEVTDPRRVSHKADVYSFGVVLLELLTGKAPTHALLHEEGVDLPRWVQSVVREEWTSEVFDAELLSHQTVEEDMVELLQLAVDCTAPYPDNRPSIAEVRHRIEELRGFKDLKQTQHQHDLISVVDDLS; encoded by the exons ATGCATCGCAACAAACTCAtcattctcttcttcctcatcctCCTTCCTTGTGCCAAACCCGACCTCTCTTCCGCCCAACGAGCCGCACTCCTCAACCTACGCTCCGCCGTCGGAGGCCGCACGCTCCTCCTCTGGCTCCCAACCTCTACAACCTCCCCATGCAAGTGGCCAGGCATTCTCTGCGACCCAACCAACACCCACGTCATCGCCCTCCGCCTCCCCGCCGCCTCACTCTCCGGCCACCTCCCCTCCGCCGTGTTTCCCTCCTTCACCCACCTCCGCACCCTCTCTTTCCGCTTTAACTCACTCTCCGGCCCCATTCCCGCCGACCTCTCCCTCTGCTCCTCCCTCCGCAACCTCTACCTCCACCATAACAACCTCTCCGGCGAGCTTCCACCTTCTCTCTTCAACCTCACCTCTCTCGTTCGCCTCAACCTGGCAGATAACGCCTTTTCAGGCCCGGTTCGAACCGGCTTCAACAATTTGACCCGCTTGAGGACCCTCTACCTCGAGAACAACCGGTTTTCCGGGTCGCTACCCGAGTTGAAAAGACTCGCCGAGTTGGCTCAGTTCAACGTTTCCAACAACTTTCTCAACGGTTCTGTGCCTGAAACGTTGACAGGCTTCTCAAAGGAGTCATTTTTAGGGAACACATTGTGTGGGAAGCCATTGAAGTTGTGTCCTCAGAGTGAGAATGGGAGAAGGGCAAATGGGTCTTTTCCAGGCGTGGCTGCCGGAATTGGGAACAGTGGTttgaaggaggagaagaaaggGAAGCTAAGTGGTGGGGTCATTGCTGGGATTGTGATTGGGTGTGTGGTTGGAATGTTGCTAATTGTGTTTGCTTTGATTCTTCTGTGTAGGAAGAAGAGTGATAACAGAACCAGTAACATTGAAAATATTGCAACTTTGAAGCAGGGTAATGGTAGGGGAATCCATGGTGAGAAGAATCATGTTTCTGAAGTGGAGACTGTCGGTGGTGGTGCGAACAAGAAGCTGGTTTTCTTTGGGAATTCAGAAGGGAAGGTGTTTgatttggaggatttgcttagAGCCTCTGCTGAGGTTTTAGGGAAGGGTACTTTTGGAACTTCATATAAGGCTGTGTTGGAGAATGGGCCTGTGGTGGCTGTGAAGAGGCTCAAGGATGTGACACTCTCCGAGAGTGACTTCAGGGATGAGATTGAGGTTGCTGGAGCAATGGTTCATCAGAATTTGGTGCCTCTTAGGGCTTACTATTATAGCAGGGATGAGAAACTTCTTGTTCATGATTATATGCATATGGGAAGCTTGTCTGCACTCTTGCATG GAAACAAAGGAGCTGGCAGAACACCACTGACTTGGGAACTCAGGTCAGGGATTGCGCTTGGAGCTGCTCGCGCCGTTGAGTACCTACATTCACAAGGGCCTAATGTATCTCATGGAAACATAAAGTCATCAAACATCCTCCTAACCAAGAACTATGAAGCCAGAGTATCCGACTTTGGCCTTGCACAACTTGTTAGCCCCTCGTCGACCCCTAATAGGATTGCCGGCTACCGTGCTCCTGAGGTAACTGATCCTCGCAGAGTGTCTCACAAGGCCGATGTGTACAGCTTTGGCGTGGTGCTCTTGGAGCTTCTTACCGGAAAGGCTCCAACTCACGCCTTGTTGCATGAGGAAGGAGTGGACCTTCCGAGATGGGTGCAATCGGTTGTTAGGGAAGAGTGGACTTCTGAGGTCTTTGATGCCGAGCTCCTTAGCCATCAGACTGTGGAAGAGGATATGGTTGAGTTGTTGCAGCTTGCAGTGGATTGTACAGCTCCATATCCCGATAATCGACCTTCGATCGCCGAAGTGAGACACCGGATAGAAGAGCTACGTGGTTTTAAGGATCTAAAGCAAACCCAGCACCAACATGATTTGATCAGTGTTGTAGATGATCTATCTTGA